Proteins encoded by one window of Arachis ipaensis cultivar K30076 chromosome B04, Araip1.1, whole genome shotgun sequence:
- the LOC107635717 gene encoding uncharacterized protein LOC107635717 yields MATIAKSNVSLKQTLQTHHHQPNPSLDSLFHALDPISLILNPNNNNNSVSILNHSVLPMSLTTQSFIIMEDMERGPRYEAYAELRERKLRMKYPRQQEREEEESEELEPKQLPTPPRKQVKFQSGLRKGSSVSASALAQSVPDFSAVLRKENRKPVNALPSVMELTPPSKSYYSKGGVLSSSSRGSKSANAGEKKKGGGILMARKSYATMDELRNFTSATANAINGEGSRGVGRNNGGRVVGRTVLGYRQL; encoded by the exons ATGGCAACAATAGCAAAGAGCAACGTCTCTCTTAAACAAACGTTACAAACCCACCATCATCAACCAAATCCTTCTCTCGATTCTCTCTTCCACGCCCTTGACCCAATCTCTCTCATCCTCAAtcccaataacaataacaactctgTTTCGATCTTGAACCACTCTGTTCTCCCCATGAGTCTCACAACACAGAGCTTCATCATCATGGAGGACATGGAGAGAGGACCCAGATACGAAGCATACGCTGAACTCAGAGAAAGGAAGCTTAGAATGAAGTACCCGAGGCAACAAGAGCGAGAGGAAGAGGAAAGTGAGGAACTTGAACCCAAACAACTACCAACCCCACCAAGAAAACAGGTCAAGTTTCAGAGTGGTTTGAGAAAAGGTTCCTCTGTTTCTGCTTCCGCTCTTGCTCAATCTGTTCCTGATTTCTCTGCTGTCTTGAGGAAGGAGAATCGGAAACCAGTGAATGCATTACCTTCAGTAATGGAGCTTACACCGCCATCAAAGAGTTACTACTCCAAAG GTGGGGTGTTATCGTCGAGTTCGAGAGGGAGTAAATCAGCAAATGCAGGGGAGAAGAAGAAGGGTGGTGGGATTTTGATGGCAAGAAAGAGTTATGCAACTATGGATGAACTCAGGAATTTCACTTCTGCCACTGCTAATGCTATCAATGGTGAAGGTAGCAGAGGAGTAGGAAGGAACAATGGTGGCAGGGTGGTGGGAAGAACTGTCTTGGGGTACAGACAATTATAG
- the LOC107635718 gene encoding uncharacterized protein LOC107635718 yields MSDSTSSCLAIAEKKAQKPGGCSGIFFQLFEWKRKLAKKKLFSKKLLPPARAKRFKGDEKMPNSKIHLIANENSGGFPSAKKGGNYGFEVIVPQKSEMRAPGLVARLMGLESIPASKRDKSKKGLHLDDFGDNEKECKSNCELDRQGMDSEIVVMKHDSRPEKLQKTGTDERRAVTRFGAEALQIKHVLARARKYHHHHHHHHHPKLASQLMSPRIPSTKSASRSSRLIGAATRILEPGLQARSRAKGSLLTYHGSAFPPKTSIVTNCEGPSSAVVQNQLDYDASTAKPLMGQTSCKNCGNLVDVVDCKLDVPLPVVSDVFATTSVVSSQKNGRFFTPSPSPSHEQEREIVLLRSQEKLMSLATEKEGMDNVHQFCNKHITKRMTVPRDGPDIWNPSSQSVSTGEGDASSSALKHKPQTQERMLSNERSSSASTMSNTGVKRMSSSTSSVNETKDFVALNRSLSGQVRIRSPTKVDSSKFDLEKKPSFSQNKSLSDVRTLERKRRTSNVMQGKSTAPCSAGVSQRNLRSDALVGKQKGFVASSWNCANIKSKQCSKEKTVKVNDNKTNEVVSFTFNSHLKQKIGIDSEKEEISNNIERKTCFQRPSPLRVDGLSAFLEQKLKELTSQEDYDLATGTPSKKSTAMILQELISALSSERLICCNGHMFDENFRFHNGPRQEAIFGASCNGNHHSPGSVLEASFSSSSLDESSVSGQGYHPYSMNNSYDQLEQLEHDAELTDSATTSVNKGRVVCELLIDLVNQIPGPLQSLYSFGPSLTRSKLTHMKDVILNAELVIGIDTDEDPELVVHRFLLDELDTMASDIMWRNFNLFLGCTDSRHQNKLKGFLFDCVIEYLESNCCRYLECGFKLWWTKLQQCLKSKVLAQEVKTEIEKWGSMSGMEHDEIIEWEMSYSLGKWIDFDIETFEAGVMIDRCIFQSLLDEIVQDLVVGCKHQHCSSCNIYLPITNSHC; encoded by the exons ATGAGTGATTCTACTTCTTCATGTTTGGCCATTGCGGAGAAGAAGGCACAGAAGCCAGGTGGCTGTTCTGGCATTTTCTTTCAGCTCTTTGAATggaagaggaagcttgcaaagaagAAGCTCTTCTCTAAGAAGCTTCTGCCTCCTG CTCGTGCTAAAAGGTTTAAGGGAGATGAAAAAATGCCAAATTCCAAGATCCACTTG ATTGCTAATGAGAATAGTGGAGGTTTCCCAAGTGCCAAGAAAGGTGGGAATTATGGCTTTGAGGTGATAGTGCCACAAAAGAGCGAAATGCGAGCTCCCGGTCTGGTAGCTAGATTGATGGGCCTAGAATCTATTCCGGCTTCAAAGCGTGATAAGTCCAAGAAAGGTTTGCATTTGGATGATTTTGGTGATAATGAGAAGGAGTGTAAGAGTAATTGTGAGTTAGATAGACAAGGCATGGATTCGGAAATAGTGGTTATGAAGCATGATTCAAGACCTGAGAAGCTTCAGAAGACCGGGACGGATGAGAGACGGGCAGTGACGAGGTTTGGAGCCGAGGCCTTGCAAATTAAGCATGTTTTGGCCAGAGCAAGAaagtatcatcatcatcatcatcatcatcaccatccaaAGCTTGCATCTCAGTTGATGAGCCCAAGAATTCCTTCAACGAAGAGTGCCTCTCGAAGCTCTAGGTTGATAGGAGCAGCTACTAGAATTTTGGAACCTGGATTACAGGCTAGAAGCAGAGCTAAAGGTTCTCTTCTCACATATCATGGTTCGGCATTTCCTCCTAAAACCAGCATTGTGACAAATTGTGAGGGACCTAGTTCGGCCGTTGTGCAAAATCAACTTGACTATGATGCAAGCACAGCCAAGCCTTTGATGGGGCAGACTTCTTGCAAAAATTGTGGTAATTTAGTTGATGTTGTTGACTGCAAGCTGGATGTTCCTTTACCTGTTGTGTCAGATGTGTTTGCAACAACCTCTGTGGTATCATCACAGAAGAATGGTAGGTTCTTcactccctctccctctccctctcatGAACAAGAAAGAGAAATTGTTCTTCTAAGAAGTCAGGAAAAGCTCATGTCTCTTGCTACTGAGAAAGAAGGAATGGATAATGTGCATCAATTTTGTAACAAACACATCACCAAGAGAATGACAGTGCCCCGTGACGGTCCAGATATCTGGAACCCATCGAGCCAATCAGTTAGTACTGGAGAGGGTGATGCATCTTCCTCTGCATTAAAGCACAAACCGCAAACACAAGAACGAATGTTGAGCAACGAAAGAAGTTCATCTGCTTCTACAATGAGTAATACAGGAGTAAAAAGAATGTCATCATCTACAAGCAGTGTGAATGAGACTAAAGACTTTGTTGCTCTGAATAGAAGCCTAAGTGGTCAAGTGAGGATCAGGTCACCCACCAAAGTAGATAGTTCCAAATTCGACCTTGAGAAAAAACCAAGTTTTAGTCAGAACAAATCCTTGTCTGATGTAAGGACAttagagagaaaaagaagaacctCAAATGTCATGCAAGGTAAAAGTACAGCTCCTTGTTCAGCTGGAGTGAGTCAGAGAAATCTTCGATCCGATGCACTTGTCGGGAAACAAAAGGGATTCGTCGCATCCTCCTGGAATTGTGCTAACATCAAAAGTAAACAATGCAGCAAGGAGAAAACAGTGAAGGTTAATGACAACAAAACCAATGAGGTGGTTTCTTTTACATTTAATTCTCATTTGAAGCAAAAGATAGGGATAGATTCTGAGAAGGAAGAGATAAGCAACAATATTGAGAGGAAGACATGCTTCCAAAGACCTTCGCCCTTGCGAGTTGATGGGTTAAGTGCCTTTCTAGAACAAAAGTTGAAAGAATTAACTTCTCAAGAAGATTATGATTTGGCTACAGGTACTCCATCAAAAAAATCAACTGCAATGATTCTTCAGGAGCTGATATCTGCTCTAAGTTCAGAGAGACTGATTTGCTGCAATGGTCATATGTTTGATGAAAACTTCCGGTTTCAT AATGGGCCAAGACAAGAAGCGATATTCGGAGCTTCTTGCAATGGTAATCACCACAGTCCTGGATCAGTTCTTGAAGCTTCCTTTTCTTCTAGTAGTTTGGATGAAAGCTCAG TTTCAGGGCAGGGTTATCACCCTTACTCCATGAATAACTCTTATGATCAGCTGGAACAATTGGAACATGATGCTGAACTCACAGATTCTGCAACAACATCTGTAAACAAAGGGAGAGTAGTTTGTGAGCTACTGATTGATCTTGTCAACCAAATTCCCGGACCATTACAAAGCTTATATTCTTTTGGGCCAAGTTTGACAAGAAGCAAGCTCACTCATATGAAAGATGTTATCTTGAATGCTGAATTGGTTATCGGAATCGACACTGACGAAGACCCGGAACTAGTAGTTCATCGGTTCCTCCTCGACGAACTGGACACCATGGCAAGTGATATTATGTGGAGAAATTTTAATCTCTTCCTGGGCTGCACCGATTCTAGGCATCAAAACAAACTCAAGGGGTTCCTCTTTGATTGTGTTATAGAATATCTAGAATCAAATTGCTGCCGTTATCTTGAGTGTGGATTCAAGCTATGGTGGACTAAATTGCAGCAATGCTTGAAGTCCAAGGTGTTGGCTCAGGAGGTAAAGACAGAGATCGAAAAATGGGGGAGCATGTCTGGGATGGAACATGATGAAATAATAGAATGGGAAATGAGCTACTCTTTGGGGAAATGGATAGATTTTGATATTGAAACATTTGAGGCTGGTGTTATGATAGATAGGTGCATATTTCAAAGTTTGTTGGATGAAATTGTTCAAGACCTTGTAGTAGGTTGCAAACACCAGCATTGTTCATCATGCAATATCTATCTCCCTATCACTAATAGTCATTGCTAG
- the LOC107635716 gene encoding chloroplastic group IIB intron splicing facilitator CRS2-B, chloroplastic: MLHAASPAPGFCLSCPRNLHCPRDSTKALVRVRFSVRSVPESKNGATKVEYTPWLVVGLGNPGSKYHGTRHNVGFEVIDNISKAEGIRMNTIQSKALIGIGSIGDVPILLAKPQTYMNFSGESVGPLAAYYQVPLRHILVVYDEMSLPNGVLRLQPKGGHGYHNGLKNVMGHLDGSHGFPRLSIGIGNPPGSMDVKAFLLQKFSSLERKQIDSSLDQGVEAVRTLVLNGFNNHVYRFNLGQKYKYHKV; encoded by the exons ATGTTGCATGCAGCATCGCCTGCCCCTGGCTTTTGTTTGAGCTGTCCCAGGAACCTTCATTGTCCTCGTGATTCAACAAAGGCTTTGGTTAGAGTGAGGTTTTCGGTTCGCTCGGTACCAGAGTCAAAGAATGGAGCTACTAAAGTGGAGTATACTCCTTGGCTTGTTGTAGGCCTGGGTAACCCTGGAAGTAAATACCATGGAACTAGGCACAAT GTGGGATTTGAAGTAATCGATAACATTTCTAAAGCAGAAGGGATTCGGATGAACACAATACAGTCTAAGGCATTGATTGGAATAG GTTCTATAGGAGATGTACCAATTTTGCTTGCAAAGCCTCAAACATACATGAACTTTAGTGGTGAATCG GTTGGGCCTCTTGCTGCATATTATCAAGTACCCCTTCGTCATATTTTAGTA GTTTATGATGAAATGAGTCTTCCAAATGGTGTTTTAAGGCTTCAACCTAAAGGAGGACATGGTTACCACAATGG GTTGAAAAATGTAATGGGCCATTTGGATGGTTCCCACGGGTTTCCTCGGCTTTCCATAG GAATTGGAAATCCTCCTGGAAGTATGGATGTGAAAGCTTTTCTTCTGCAGAAGTTCAGTTCACTGGAGCGAAAACAG ATTGATAGTTCATTGGATCAAGGAGTTGAAGCAGTGAGGACCCTAGTGTTAAATGGGTTTAATAACCATGTCTATAGATTCAACTTAGGGCAAAAATACAAGTACCATAAGGTTTAA